In the genome of Thermococcus sp. MV5, the window TAGAACCAAAGAAAGGAGGATTTCTAAGATTAGGAAATATTGAAATCCACGCAAACGCCCCATACCAACTCTCGTGTGATGGTTTTGCTAGAATTTCATTTTCTTCGGAGACCCGCTGGATAAATGTGGAAAACGCAACTCCAAAATATAAGCTTGTTCTAAAAAGCCAAAACAGTACAGTAGGTAGTATCACTCAACTTAACATTACTGTGGTAAACATGGGGAACACTAAAGGACCATTTACAATAACAATAGCATTTCCAGAACAATTCGCCATAATCGGAGAAAACATAAACCTCCAAGGAAGATTTGTTTATTTTGAAGACTCATTAAACCTCAACAAGAACAAGACGTATTCCTTACTCTTCATTCCTATCCAAGAAGGAGAATTCGAGATACTAGCAGCACTGAAAGAAGGAGAGTACATTATCAAGAATTCTACGGTTGCAAAGATCTTTACTATTCCAAGTCCTACAGAAAAAGAGAGTTTTGAGAACTCTACAAACGAAACTTCTACTTCCACTGCCCCCAAAATTATTAAAGAAAACACCACAACGACAGCAACTTACACAAAAGTCCTAAATTCCACAATAACAGTATTTCCAGTAAAACAGAAACTTCTTTTCGGTGGAGTTGGATTTGCAGGGGGTGTTGCCTTTATACTCCTCCTTGCTTGGATTGCTGCTAAACTTGAAGAAAGGAGTAGGAGATGACTTCCTCTCCGCCCTGAAAGGCAAGGCTTTCGGGAGAAAAATGTGAATACACTTGCTAGATATGCTGGAAGTAGGGAAAGAACTGCCTTTTATTTTATTAATACTGCTGTGCTAATGCACAGCATCCCTAGCAGTTCTGCTATTAAAAGAATTAGCCAATACTGTGATCAAAATCTATAAAGACAATGAGAAAACTCTCGAAATCACAAAATCTACAAACAATAGATTATGGAAAGCCACTCCAAATGATTAAACAACAACTCTAAGGACTAGAAAGAGTGTTAAAACCATCAAAGCTAAGACAATTGTAACTCCTATTCCCTCTTCTTCCCTAAGTCCATAATGGGCCAAAATTGCATTGGCTATTATAGCCGGAGGCATTGTAGCCTCTACAAGAACTGCATAAAATATCTCAGATGGTGCTTTTAAAGTCAAGAAGACAAATATGAATGGAATGAATGTTCTAAACATACTAACTTCGAGTAATTTCCTTAATTCAAATTTCTGAAGGTTTACTCGAGAGCCAAAGTATATCAAGATAATTGGAATACTCCACCAGCCAACTTGATTCATGACTGTTAAGATAGTAGCAGGCAATTTAATATTTAAAAACACAAAAGCAAGAGCCAAAAGGTTGGCACTTGTAGGAGGGAATTTTAACGCTCTTAAGAGACTTTCTTTTAATGAGGCTTTTCCACTAGAGTAGTGAGCCGCCAGAAATGTAGCAAGAGGGATAATTATCAATGTATGGATACTGGCATAAAGTACTACTGGAGTTAGATCGTCCAGAAACAAACTAGCTATCGGGAAACCCATGGCCACGGTATTGGGATACGTGGATAGAATTATCAACGCACCTTTCCACTTGTTGTCTCTTACAAAAAATCTTGCATAAAAGTACGAAGACACCAGGTTTATACTAATGATCAAAAAGACATAAACAAAAACGAGCTTAATCCGTATGAGGTACTCCAAATCCTTTGCAGCAACACTTGAAAAGATATAAAATGTCAAAAGTAGTTGGATGGCAATTTTATTAAGATAAACAAATAGTTTTTCTGATTTTATCATCCTCTTAAGGATAAACCCGATAACGATTAAACCAAGCATTTCGTAGATGTTCATGCTCTGAAATAAGAAATCGAGTTAAAGAATTTTTCGCTTTATACCTGGAGTACCTACAAGACTACTTTTCAAGCCATACGCTGTCTTCCCCATAATACTCTAGCTTTACTACAAAGAGCCTAAAGGGTTCGTTTTTATCATTTATAACCCAATGAATTGTTTTGGGTTTTACTAGATAAATATCACCAGCTTTTGCAGTGTATTCTCGTTCCCCTATGCCTAGCTTTGCCTCACCACTTATGATGTAAAAGAGTTCATACTGCCTTTCATGATAGTGCCTAGGAACTTCTTGCTTGGGCTTAATCTCCACTATCTGGGCAAAACTTCCTTCTGGAAGTTCCCCTTCAAAGAGAGGCATTTTCTTGTAACTCCCTCTATCTATAAGATTACTAATCTCAGCTTTCATTTTTCACACCTCCAATTATTCTCGAAGTTAGCTTTAAAAATGCTCCTCCTAACCCTAAAACATGATTATCTTGGGAATCCATGATGGGCATGACGCAGGGGCAGTCCTTCTCGAAGGGAACACAATATACGCAGTAAATGAAGAAAGACTTAATAGGATTAAGAAATATCGAGGATTTCCGGAGCTTAGCATAAAAAAGGTTATTGAGATGGCCCATGTACATTCCGATGAGATCAATGCTATAGCCATTGCCGGGATTTTTAGAAAACATTCTAGACTACTTGAACTTGAAAGAGGACTAAAATCAATATTTGGAGAAGGATTCAAAAAGAAGATCCTCTTTGTTGAACACCACTTAGCACATGCTGCTTCGGCTTATTACACTTCTGGATGGAAAGAGAGTCTAACCCTAAGTATAGATGCTGCCGGAGATGGACTAAGCTCTTCAATATATATCGCTAGAAAGGGAGAAATGATCAGAATAGCCCAGAGCACATATCTTGATTCGCTAGGAGATTTTTACGCATCTGTTACTGAGCTTTTGGGTTTCAAACCCATGCGACATGAAGGAAAGATTATGAGCCTAGCAGCTTATGGAAAACCTACTTACGATCTCGCGAATATAATAGAACTCAATGAACTAAGCTTTGAAAACAAGCTTAAGGTAGTTGGAATCGAAGCCACAAAAAAGCTCGCAGAACTTTTTAATTATCCTTTCTCAAGAGCTAGAGAAATTGCCCAGCAAATGAAAAGAGGAAATCTTGAAGGAGAGATGCAAAGAAAGGCAATAGAAATAGCGGCAAGTGCCCAAGCCCATCTTGAGAAAATCATGGACGAACTTGGCTTAAAACTTACAACTTACAACTTAAAACTAGCCTATGCTGGTGGTGTTGCTCAAAACGTAAAAGCGAATGCTGTTTTAAGGAGACATTTTCCAGACCTTTGGGTTTTTCCTGCAATGGATGATTCAGGATTGGCATTTGGTGCTGCAGCTTTTATAAAGGCCCAATTTGAGCGATTGGAGGGTAAATGGAAACCATTCAAATTAGAACATGTCTATCTAGGTCCAGGTTATAATGAAAATGAAATTGAAGCCTTTCTAAAGAAGAATGGCATTAACTTTGAATATCAAGAAGACATCCCAGAATTCGTTGCTGAAATGCTTGCGGAAGGTAAAATCATTGGACTTTTCCAAGGAAAAATGGAGTACGGGCCAAGAGCCTTGG includes:
- a CDS encoding AEC family transporter, with product MNIYEMLGLIVIGFILKRMIKSEKLFVYLNKIAIQLLLTFYIFSSVAAKDLEYLIRIKLVFVYVFLIISINLVSSYFYARFFVRDNKWKGALIILSTYPNTVAMGFPIASLFLDDLTPVVLYASIHTLIIIPLATFLAAHYSSGKASLKESLLRALKFPPTSANLLALAFVFLNIKLPATILTVMNQVGWWSIPIILIYFGSRVNLQKFELRKLLEVSMFRTFIPFIFVFLTLKAPSEIFYAVLVEATMPPAIIANAILAHYGLREEEGIGVTIVLALMVLTLFLVLRVVV
- a CDS encoding cupin domain-containing protein; the protein is MKAEISNLIDRGSYKKMPLFEGELPEGSFAQIVEIKPKQEVPRHYHERQYELFYIISGEAKLGIGEREYTAKAGDIYLVKPKTIHWVINDKNEPFRLFVVKLEYYGEDSVWLEK
- a CDS encoding carbamoyltransferase; protein product: MIILGIHDGHDAGAVLLEGNTIYAVNEERLNRIKKYRGFPELSIKKVIEMAHVHSDEINAIAIAGIFRKHSRLLELERGLKSIFGEGFKKKILFVEHHLAHAASAYYTSGWKESLTLSIDAAGDGLSSSIYIARKGEMIRIAQSTYLDSLGDFYASVTELLGFKPMRHEGKIMSLAAYGKPTYDLANIIELNELSFENKLKVVGIEATKKLAELFNYPFSRAREIAQQMKRGNLEGEMQRKAIEIAASAQAHLEKIMDELGLKLTTYNLKLAYAGGVAQNVKANAVLRRHFPDLWVFPAMDDSGLAFGAAAFIKAQFERLEGKWKPFKLEHVYLGPGYNENEIEAFLKKNGINFEYQEDIPEFVAEMLAEGKIIGLFQGKMEYGPRALGNRSILADPRNREIVKRLNLALNRDVFQPFAPSILEEKIKDYLQDPYPNKFMTMSYEATEKMKLEAPAVVHVDGTTRPQTLVKKDNPPYYEIIKHFEQETGTGIVLNTSFNMHGEPIVCSPNDALRTFLKAKLDVLILENFVVYR